Proteins encoded by one window of Puntigrus tetrazona isolate hp1 chromosome 25, ASM1883169v1, whole genome shotgun sequence:
- the ankrd27 gene encoding ankyrin repeat domain-containing protein 27 isoform X12, giving the protein MELECGTHMAVYDEDVLKNPFYQALEKHRPDLCSRVAELRGVILVPCCGSLPAGSFTASQFDGYALQPAEQGYQTLDGKEVSIDNNQVRLGAGFPNPASIPVLFEETFYNEKEQAYSILCIARPFDAEHSPDELSTVSAPYCLKNIEDVREFLGRHAEKLDKFVAAFCHSFKEQERKGLRHQIDSVNTLYTKCLQLLLRDSRLKILARQEIQMTLLKQAVEMYIHHGIHELLFSYVGTLEASRDAAFNKTTRSLQDLQQKELGVKSEFSINIPRAKRELSQLNSCTSPQQKLLCVRKVILTIMQSTRRRDTAVSIEAMCADDLLLVILYLLIKTEIPNWMANLSYIKNFRFRKSSKDELSYCLTSFEAAVEYISQGNLTQSALGSGDRLSFRQKVDLLSQNATPIDQLFEHILSGNEAEVKRLLSESENEEDGRKLCHPLCSCDACDRHISGRLNDPSIVTPFSRDDRGYTPLHVAAICGQSLLIDVLVSKGAVVNATDYHALTPLHLSCQKGFQGVTLLLLHYKANTDAQDNNGNTPLHLACMYGHEDCVKALLYFDLHSCRLNVQNDKGDTPLHIAARWGYEGIMEVLLENGASTLIHNKAKETPLHCALNSKILSLLERRHNDSSKRESGFESPSRSPQPSDCSSRRSSMSSMSSLSVEATPPETERSRHKEVEKLLRAVADGDVQMVRYLLDWLDEEPEDEEESVPVKTELCHPLCQCPSCEPAQKKAAHLQPDGVAVNSSADGFTPLHVAALHGHTALVSLFTRHGANINARNNQSATPLHLACQNSQIQVVSALLECNAKLNKKDQYGNTPLILACLKGNLEIATILLESGALVNLANNHGNTGLHEAVRGGHVQLVELLLHRGALLHLRNKRQRTALDCAHETAGKNTEIQRLLQKACADAPDVHPVKTHSRGTEGIVAKRHESPSAGRKKPDRTKQRSQKRTDRALTTIGVLDQWESA; this is encoded by the exons ATG GAACTGGAGTGCGGGACACATATGGCTGTGTATGATGAGGACGTCCTGAAGAACCCTTTTTACCAGGCCCTGGAGAAACACAGACCGGATCTGTGCAGCAGGGTGGCGGAGCTCCGTGGCGTC ATTCTGGTGCCGTGTTGTGGAAGTTTGCCAGCGGGCTCTTTTACTGCATCTCAGTTCGATGGATACGCGCTTCAGCCTGCCGAACAGGGCTACCAGACGCTAGACGGAAAG GAAGTGTCCATAGACAATAACCAGGTCCGGCTGGGCGCAGGGTTCCCCAATCCCGCCTCCATCCCCGTCCTGTTTGAAGAGACGTTCTACAACGAGAAGGAGCAGGCCTACAGCATACTGTGCATCGCACGGCCCTTTGACGCCGAACACAGCCCTG ACGAGTTGAGCACCGTTTCTGCTCCGTACTGTCTGAAGAACATCGAGGATGTGAGGGAATTCTTGGGCCGCCACGCTGAAAAACTGGACAAGTTCGTGGCCGCCTTTTGCCACTCCTTTAAGGAACAAGAGAGGAAGGGCCTTCGACATCAAATA GACTCTGTAAATACCCTTTACACAAAATGTCTTCAGTTGCTGTTGAGAGACTCTCGTCTG AAGATTTTGGCGAGACAGGAGATACAGATGACCCTGCTCAAACAAGCAGTGGAG ATGTACATCCATCATGGCATCCACGAGCTACTCTTTAGTTACGTGGGGACCCTTGAAGCGAGCCGG GACGCGGCGTTCAACAAAACGACACGCTCCTTACAGGACCTGCAGCAGAAAGAGCTCGGCGTGAAGTCGGAGTTCAG CATTAATATTCCTCGTGCTAAGCGGGAGTTGAGTCAGCTGAACAGTTGTACGTCTCCTCAGCAGAAACTGCTCTGCGTGAGGAAGGTTATTTTAACCATCATGCAGTCAACCAGACGGCGAGATACAG CAGTGAGCATCGAGGCCATGTGTGCCGACGATCTCCTGTTAGTCATTCTCTACCTGCTTATCAAGACGGAAATCCCTAACTG GATGGCGAATCTGAGCTACATCAAGAACTTCCGCTTCCGTAAGTCGAGCAAGGATGAGCTGAGTTACTGCCTCACCTCGTTCGAGGCCGCCGTGGAGTACATCAGTCAGGGAAACCTGACCCAGAGCGCTCTG GGGTCGGGAGATCGACTGTCCTTCAGACAGAAGGTGGACCTGCTGTCCCAGAATGCTACACCTATAGACCAGCTGTTTGAG cacATTTTGAGTGGAAACGAGGCTGAGGTGAAGCGTTTGCTGAGCGAGAGTGAGAACGAGGAGGACGGGAGGAAGTTATGTCATCCGCTGTGTTCCTGTGACGCCTGCGACCGACACATCTCAGG GAGGTTAAACGACCCATCCATAGTCACTCCATTCTCTCGGGATGACCGAGGCTATACTCCTCTACACGTTGCTGCTATTTGTG GTCAGTCCCTGCTGATTGATGTGCTGGTGTCAAAGGGAGCTGTGGTGAACGCCACTGATTATCATGCCCTCACACCGCTGCACCTCTCCTGCCAGAAGGGCTTCCAGGGGGTCACG ctgctgctgttgcattatAAGGCAAACACGGATGCTCAGGATAACAATGGAAACACCCCTCTACACCTGGCCTGCATGTACGGGCATGAAGAC tgtgtgaaGGCGCTGCTGTACTTCGACCTGCACTCCTGCCGGCTGAACGTTCAGAACGATAAGGGAGACACGCCGCTGCACATCGCCGCTCGCTGGGGTTACGAGGGCATCATGGAGGTGCTCCTGGAGAACGGAGCATCGACCCTCATCCACAACAAAGCCAAGGAGACTCCTTTACACTGTGCGCTCAACTCCAAG ATTCTGTCGTTGCTGGAGCGGAGACACAATGACTCCAGTAAAAGAGAAAGTGGATTCGAG TCTCCGAGCCGCTCCCCTCAGCCGTCTGACTGCAGCAGCAGGCGTTCATCTATGTCCAGCATGTCTTCACTGAGTGTTGAGGCCACGCCGCCAGAGACCGAACGCTCCCGACACAAAGAG GTGGAGAAGTTGTTGAGAGCCGTGGCTGATGGAGATGTGCAGATG gtgcGTTATCTTTTGGATTGGCTGGATGAGGAGccggaggatgaggaagagtcCGTGCCAGTTAAGACAGAGTTGTGTCATCCTCTGTGTCAGTGTCCCAGCTGTGAACCCGCACAGAAG aaagCAGCCCACCTGCAGCCGGACGGTGTTGCTGTGAACAGCAGTGCTGACGGCTTCACTCCGCTCCATGTGGCGGCGTTGCACGGACACACAGCTTTGGTGTCTCTCTTCACCCGCCACGGTGCCAACATCAACGCCCGCAACAATCAGAGCGCCACTCCGCTTCACCTCGCTTGCCAGAACAGCCAAATACAG GTGGTGTCTGCTCTGCTGGAGTGTAATGCCAAACTGAACAAGAAAGATCAGTATGGAAATACGCCGCTGATTCTTGCTTGTCTGAAGGGAAATCTGGAGATAGCCACTATTTTGCTCGAG AGCGGAGCACTTGTGAATCTGGCTAATAATCATGGGAACACTGGTCTGCACGAGGCTGTGAGAGGAGGGCACGTCCAGCTGGTGGAGCTGCTGCTGCACAGAGGGGCGTTACTGCATCTGCGCAACAAGAGACAGAGGACCGCCCTCGACTGTGCTCACGAGACCGCTGGCAAG AACACAGAGATTCAGAGACTCCTTCAGAAAGCCTGTGCAGATGCCCCGGACGTCCATCCGGTCAAAACGCACTCCAGAGGAACGGAGGGCATCGTGG CTAAACGGCATGAGAGTCCCAGCGCCGGCAGAAAAAAACCAGACCGCACAAAACAAag GAGTCAGAAGAGGACCGACCGAGCGCTGACCACCATAGGAGTATTAGACCAG TGGGAATCAGCGTAA
- the ankrd27 gene encoding ankyrin repeat domain-containing protein 27 isoform X11 translates to MELECGTHMAVYDEDVLKNPFYQALEKHRPDLCSRVAELRGVILVPCCGSLPAGSFTASQFDGYALQPAEQGYQTLDGKEVSIDNNQVRLGAGFPNPASIPVLFEETFYNEKEQAYSILCIARPFDAEHSPDELSTVSAPYCLKNIEDVREFLGRHAEKLDKFVAAFCHSFKEQERKGLRHQIDSVNTLYTKCLQLLLRDSRLKILARQEIQMTLLKQAVEMYIHHGIHELLFSYVGTLEASRDAAFNKTTRSLQDLQQKELGVKSEFSINIPRAKRELSQLNSCTSPQQKLLCVRKVILTIMQSTRRRDTAVSIEAMCADDLLLVILYLLIKTEIPNWMANLSYIKNFRFRKSSKDELSYCLTSFEAAVEYISQGNLTQSALGSGDRLSFRQKVDLLSQNATPIDQLFEHILSGNEAEVKRLLSESENEEDGRKLCHPLCSCDACDRHISGRLNDPSIVTPFSRDDRGYTPLHVAAICGQSLLIDVLVSKGAVVNATDYHALTPLHLSCQKGFQGVTLLLLHYKANTDAQDNNGNTPLHLACMYGHEDCVKALLYFDLHSCRLNVQNDKGDTPLHIAARWGYEGIMEVLLENGASTLIHNKAKETPLHCALNSKILSLLERRHNDSSKRESGFESPSRSPQPSDCSSRRSSMSSMSSLSVEATPPETERSRHKEVEKLLRAVADGDVQMVRYLLDWLDEEPEDEEESVPVKTELCHPLCQCPSCEPAQKKAAHLQPDGVAVNSSADGFTPLHVAALHGHTALVSLFTRHGANINARNNQSATPLHLACQNSQIQVVSALLECNAKLNKKDQYGNTPLILACLKGNLEIATILLESGALVNLANNHGNTGLHEAVRGGHVQLVELLLHRGALLHLRNKRQRTALDCAHETAGKNTEIQRLLQKACADAPDVHPVKTHSRGTEGIVVQRAKRHESPSAGRKKPDRTKQRSQKRTDRALTTIGVLDQWESA, encoded by the exons ATG GAACTGGAGTGCGGGACACATATGGCTGTGTATGATGAGGACGTCCTGAAGAACCCTTTTTACCAGGCCCTGGAGAAACACAGACCGGATCTGTGCAGCAGGGTGGCGGAGCTCCGTGGCGTC ATTCTGGTGCCGTGTTGTGGAAGTTTGCCAGCGGGCTCTTTTACTGCATCTCAGTTCGATGGATACGCGCTTCAGCCTGCCGAACAGGGCTACCAGACGCTAGACGGAAAG GAAGTGTCCATAGACAATAACCAGGTCCGGCTGGGCGCAGGGTTCCCCAATCCCGCCTCCATCCCCGTCCTGTTTGAAGAGACGTTCTACAACGAGAAGGAGCAGGCCTACAGCATACTGTGCATCGCACGGCCCTTTGACGCCGAACACAGCCCTG ACGAGTTGAGCACCGTTTCTGCTCCGTACTGTCTGAAGAACATCGAGGATGTGAGGGAATTCTTGGGCCGCCACGCTGAAAAACTGGACAAGTTCGTGGCCGCCTTTTGCCACTCCTTTAAGGAACAAGAGAGGAAGGGCCTTCGACATCAAATA GACTCTGTAAATACCCTTTACACAAAATGTCTTCAGTTGCTGTTGAGAGACTCTCGTCTG AAGATTTTGGCGAGACAGGAGATACAGATGACCCTGCTCAAACAAGCAGTGGAG ATGTACATCCATCATGGCATCCACGAGCTACTCTTTAGTTACGTGGGGACCCTTGAAGCGAGCCGG GACGCGGCGTTCAACAAAACGACACGCTCCTTACAGGACCTGCAGCAGAAAGAGCTCGGCGTGAAGTCGGAGTTCAG CATTAATATTCCTCGTGCTAAGCGGGAGTTGAGTCAGCTGAACAGTTGTACGTCTCCTCAGCAGAAACTGCTCTGCGTGAGGAAGGTTATTTTAACCATCATGCAGTCAACCAGACGGCGAGATACAG CAGTGAGCATCGAGGCCATGTGTGCCGACGATCTCCTGTTAGTCATTCTCTACCTGCTTATCAAGACGGAAATCCCTAACTG GATGGCGAATCTGAGCTACATCAAGAACTTCCGCTTCCGTAAGTCGAGCAAGGATGAGCTGAGTTACTGCCTCACCTCGTTCGAGGCCGCCGTGGAGTACATCAGTCAGGGAAACCTGACCCAGAGCGCTCTG GGGTCGGGAGATCGACTGTCCTTCAGACAGAAGGTGGACCTGCTGTCCCAGAATGCTACACCTATAGACCAGCTGTTTGAG cacATTTTGAGTGGAAACGAGGCTGAGGTGAAGCGTTTGCTGAGCGAGAGTGAGAACGAGGAGGACGGGAGGAAGTTATGTCATCCGCTGTGTTCCTGTGACGCCTGCGACCGACACATCTCAGG GAGGTTAAACGACCCATCCATAGTCACTCCATTCTCTCGGGATGACCGAGGCTATACTCCTCTACACGTTGCTGCTATTTGTG GTCAGTCCCTGCTGATTGATGTGCTGGTGTCAAAGGGAGCTGTGGTGAACGCCACTGATTATCATGCCCTCACACCGCTGCACCTCTCCTGCCAGAAGGGCTTCCAGGGGGTCACG ctgctgctgttgcattatAAGGCAAACACGGATGCTCAGGATAACAATGGAAACACCCCTCTACACCTGGCCTGCATGTACGGGCATGAAGAC tgtgtgaaGGCGCTGCTGTACTTCGACCTGCACTCCTGCCGGCTGAACGTTCAGAACGATAAGGGAGACACGCCGCTGCACATCGCCGCTCGCTGGGGTTACGAGGGCATCATGGAGGTGCTCCTGGAGAACGGAGCATCGACCCTCATCCACAACAAAGCCAAGGAGACTCCTTTACACTGTGCGCTCAACTCCAAG ATTCTGTCGTTGCTGGAGCGGAGACACAATGACTCCAGTAAAAGAGAAAGTGGATTCGAG TCTCCGAGCCGCTCCCCTCAGCCGTCTGACTGCAGCAGCAGGCGTTCATCTATGTCCAGCATGTCTTCACTGAGTGTTGAGGCCACGCCGCCAGAGACCGAACGCTCCCGACACAAAGAG GTGGAGAAGTTGTTGAGAGCCGTGGCTGATGGAGATGTGCAGATG gtgcGTTATCTTTTGGATTGGCTGGATGAGGAGccggaggatgaggaagagtcCGTGCCAGTTAAGACAGAGTTGTGTCATCCTCTGTGTCAGTGTCCCAGCTGTGAACCCGCACAGAAG aaagCAGCCCACCTGCAGCCGGACGGTGTTGCTGTGAACAGCAGTGCTGACGGCTTCACTCCGCTCCATGTGGCGGCGTTGCACGGACACACAGCTTTGGTGTCTCTCTTCACCCGCCACGGTGCCAACATCAACGCCCGCAACAATCAGAGCGCCACTCCGCTTCACCTCGCTTGCCAGAACAGCCAAATACAG GTGGTGTCTGCTCTGCTGGAGTGTAATGCCAAACTGAACAAGAAAGATCAGTATGGAAATACGCCGCTGATTCTTGCTTGTCTGAAGGGAAATCTGGAGATAGCCACTATTTTGCTCGAG AGCGGAGCACTTGTGAATCTGGCTAATAATCATGGGAACACTGGTCTGCACGAGGCTGTGAGAGGAGGGCACGTCCAGCTGGTGGAGCTGCTGCTGCACAGAGGGGCGTTACTGCATCTGCGCAACAAGAGACAGAGGACCGCCCTCGACTGTGCTCACGAGACCGCTGGCAAG AACACAGAGATTCAGAGACTCCTTCAGAAAGCCTGTGCAGATGCCCCGGACGTCCATCCGGTCAAAACGCACTCCAGAGGAACGGAGGGCATCGTGG TTCAAAGAGCTAAACGGCATGAGAGTCCCAGCGCCGGCAGAAAAAAACCAGACCGCACAAAACAAag GAGTCAGAAGAGGACCGACCGAGCGCTGACCACCATAGGAGTATTAGACCAG TGGGAATCAGCGTAA
- the ankrd27 gene encoding ankyrin repeat domain-containing protein 27 isoform X10: MELECGTHMAVYDEDVLKNPFYQALEKHRPDLCSRVAELRGVILVPCCGSLPAGSFTASQFDGYALQPAEQGYQTLDGKEVSIDNNQVRLGAGFPNPASIPVLFEETFYNEKEQAYSILCIARPFDAEHSPDELSTVSAPYCLKNIEDVREFLGRHAEKLDKFVAAFCHSFKEQERKGLRHQIDSVNTLYTKCLQLLLRDSRLKILARQEIQMTLLKQAVEMYIHHGIHELLFSYVGTLEASRDAAFNKTTRSLQDLQQKELGVKSEFSINIPRAKRELSQLNSCTSPQQKLLCVRKVILTIMQSTRRRDTAVSIEAMCADDLLLVILYLLIKTEIPNWMANLSYIKNFRFRKSSKDELSYCLTSFEAAVEYISQGNLTQSALGSGDRLSFRQKVDLLSQNATPIDQLFEHILSGNEAEVKRLLSESENEEDGRKLCHPLCSCDACDRHISGRLNDPSIVTPFSRDDRGYTPLHVAAICGQSLLIDVLVSKGAVVNATDYHALTPLHLSCQKGFQGVTLLLLHYKANTDAQDNNGNTPLHLACMYGHEDCVKALLYFDLHSCRLNVQNDKGDTPLHIAARWGYEGIMEVLLENGASTLIHNKAKETPLHCALNSKILSLLERRHNDSSKRESGFESPSRSPQPSDCSSRRSSMSSMSSLSVEATPPETERSRHKEVEKLLRAVADGDVQMVRYLLDWLDEEPEDEEESVPVKTELCHPLCQCPSCEPAQKKAAHLQPDGVAVNSSADGFTPLHVAALHGHTALVSLFTRHGANINARNNQSATPLHLACQNSQIQVVSALLECNAKLNKKDQYGNTPLILACLKGNLEIATILLESGALVNLANNHGNTGLHEAVRGGHVQLVELLLHRGALLHLRNKRQRTALDCAHETAGKNTEIQRLLQKACADAPDVHPVKTHSRGTEGIVVQRAKRHESPSAGRKKPDRTKQSRSQKRTDRALTTIGVLDQWESA, translated from the exons ATG GAACTGGAGTGCGGGACACATATGGCTGTGTATGATGAGGACGTCCTGAAGAACCCTTTTTACCAGGCCCTGGAGAAACACAGACCGGATCTGTGCAGCAGGGTGGCGGAGCTCCGTGGCGTC ATTCTGGTGCCGTGTTGTGGAAGTTTGCCAGCGGGCTCTTTTACTGCATCTCAGTTCGATGGATACGCGCTTCAGCCTGCCGAACAGGGCTACCAGACGCTAGACGGAAAG GAAGTGTCCATAGACAATAACCAGGTCCGGCTGGGCGCAGGGTTCCCCAATCCCGCCTCCATCCCCGTCCTGTTTGAAGAGACGTTCTACAACGAGAAGGAGCAGGCCTACAGCATACTGTGCATCGCACGGCCCTTTGACGCCGAACACAGCCCTG ACGAGTTGAGCACCGTTTCTGCTCCGTACTGTCTGAAGAACATCGAGGATGTGAGGGAATTCTTGGGCCGCCACGCTGAAAAACTGGACAAGTTCGTGGCCGCCTTTTGCCACTCCTTTAAGGAACAAGAGAGGAAGGGCCTTCGACATCAAATA GACTCTGTAAATACCCTTTACACAAAATGTCTTCAGTTGCTGTTGAGAGACTCTCGTCTG AAGATTTTGGCGAGACAGGAGATACAGATGACCCTGCTCAAACAAGCAGTGGAG ATGTACATCCATCATGGCATCCACGAGCTACTCTTTAGTTACGTGGGGACCCTTGAAGCGAGCCGG GACGCGGCGTTCAACAAAACGACACGCTCCTTACAGGACCTGCAGCAGAAAGAGCTCGGCGTGAAGTCGGAGTTCAG CATTAATATTCCTCGTGCTAAGCGGGAGTTGAGTCAGCTGAACAGTTGTACGTCTCCTCAGCAGAAACTGCTCTGCGTGAGGAAGGTTATTTTAACCATCATGCAGTCAACCAGACGGCGAGATACAG CAGTGAGCATCGAGGCCATGTGTGCCGACGATCTCCTGTTAGTCATTCTCTACCTGCTTATCAAGACGGAAATCCCTAACTG GATGGCGAATCTGAGCTACATCAAGAACTTCCGCTTCCGTAAGTCGAGCAAGGATGAGCTGAGTTACTGCCTCACCTCGTTCGAGGCCGCCGTGGAGTACATCAGTCAGGGAAACCTGACCCAGAGCGCTCTG GGGTCGGGAGATCGACTGTCCTTCAGACAGAAGGTGGACCTGCTGTCCCAGAATGCTACACCTATAGACCAGCTGTTTGAG cacATTTTGAGTGGAAACGAGGCTGAGGTGAAGCGTTTGCTGAGCGAGAGTGAGAACGAGGAGGACGGGAGGAAGTTATGTCATCCGCTGTGTTCCTGTGACGCCTGCGACCGACACATCTCAGG GAGGTTAAACGACCCATCCATAGTCACTCCATTCTCTCGGGATGACCGAGGCTATACTCCTCTACACGTTGCTGCTATTTGTG GTCAGTCCCTGCTGATTGATGTGCTGGTGTCAAAGGGAGCTGTGGTGAACGCCACTGATTATCATGCCCTCACACCGCTGCACCTCTCCTGCCAGAAGGGCTTCCAGGGGGTCACG ctgctgctgttgcattatAAGGCAAACACGGATGCTCAGGATAACAATGGAAACACCCCTCTACACCTGGCCTGCATGTACGGGCATGAAGAC tgtgtgaaGGCGCTGCTGTACTTCGACCTGCACTCCTGCCGGCTGAACGTTCAGAACGATAAGGGAGACACGCCGCTGCACATCGCCGCTCGCTGGGGTTACGAGGGCATCATGGAGGTGCTCCTGGAGAACGGAGCATCGACCCTCATCCACAACAAAGCCAAGGAGACTCCTTTACACTGTGCGCTCAACTCCAAG ATTCTGTCGTTGCTGGAGCGGAGACACAATGACTCCAGTAAAAGAGAAAGTGGATTCGAG TCTCCGAGCCGCTCCCCTCAGCCGTCTGACTGCAGCAGCAGGCGTTCATCTATGTCCAGCATGTCTTCACTGAGTGTTGAGGCCACGCCGCCAGAGACCGAACGCTCCCGACACAAAGAG GTGGAGAAGTTGTTGAGAGCCGTGGCTGATGGAGATGTGCAGATG gtgcGTTATCTTTTGGATTGGCTGGATGAGGAGccggaggatgaggaagagtcCGTGCCAGTTAAGACAGAGTTGTGTCATCCTCTGTGTCAGTGTCCCAGCTGTGAACCCGCACAGAAG aaagCAGCCCACCTGCAGCCGGACGGTGTTGCTGTGAACAGCAGTGCTGACGGCTTCACTCCGCTCCATGTGGCGGCGTTGCACGGACACACAGCTTTGGTGTCTCTCTTCACCCGCCACGGTGCCAACATCAACGCCCGCAACAATCAGAGCGCCACTCCGCTTCACCTCGCTTGCCAGAACAGCCAAATACAG GTGGTGTCTGCTCTGCTGGAGTGTAATGCCAAACTGAACAAGAAAGATCAGTATGGAAATACGCCGCTGATTCTTGCTTGTCTGAAGGGAAATCTGGAGATAGCCACTATTTTGCTCGAG AGCGGAGCACTTGTGAATCTGGCTAATAATCATGGGAACACTGGTCTGCACGAGGCTGTGAGAGGAGGGCACGTCCAGCTGGTGGAGCTGCTGCTGCACAGAGGGGCGTTACTGCATCTGCGCAACAAGAGACAGAGGACCGCCCTCGACTGTGCTCACGAGACCGCTGGCAAG AACACAGAGATTCAGAGACTCCTTCAGAAAGCCTGTGCAGATGCCCCGGACGTCCATCCGGTCAAAACGCACTCCAGAGGAACGGAGGGCATCGTGG TTCAAAGAGCTAAACGGCATGAGAGTCCCAGCGCCGGCAGAAAAAAACCAGACCGCACAAAACAAag CAGGAGTCAGAAGAGGACCGACCGAGCGCTGACCACCATAGGAGTATTAGACCAG TGGGAATCAGCGTAA